AGCATATTGATGTCGATTCCATGTACGGTATCGCTGATGGAAGTCATATTGAGGTTGAAATTCTTATAGAGCTATAAGTTGGTAATGGATTGATGACTAAGAAGGTAGAATTCTCATAAGAAGGGCAGGTGTTCGACAAAATGTTTCATAATTGCTGCTCCATGGTACTCGCTGATAAATCTGATTTAGAAGATGGCGATTCTGAGGAAGACAAGGTGCATGATGGACATCCCAGATGAACCGTTGACAAGAACTATGTCTCTCCAACTGATGCGGTAATTGCTTGCGATAATGAAGTTGAAATGAACACAACTAATTTTCTGGTACCTTTGATTAGTAGAGAGGATGTAGTGCCGAAAGATATTGCGAGCATTGCTGAAGTCACACATCCATTTGAAAATATCATACCGCTTCACATTCACAGGAATCCATGTGTGTGgaattttttttataagaattTTATGCTGGCTAATGAGGTTTCAGATATTACGAGGTATGTTTCTGATGAAATTTTATATGTTGGGTATGAAGAACCAGCGGGGGATGAAGTGTTCACGTTAATAATTAAGCAACCATCACTATGTCATTTTTGGCTTGTTGTTTTTGGTTGCATAATACCGAATCGCCATATTACTTTACCCTATAAAATGTTGGCTGTAGATTTGAATTTGGTACACTCATTATCTGTTCATGTTGGACTCTTCATATCGACTCCATCTACCATGGTTGACTTATCTCAAGCTCTGATGGTACAGGGTCATCACGTTGTACTAAGTTGTTTCAACGATGAGAAATCTTTGAATTGGGTTTTACAAGTAAAGAGGTATTTTTATTTCTACTCCATATCTAATGATTTCAAACTTCCTCTGACGTCCGTTTATCTGTATGGCAATGTGCAAGTTAAAGGCTCAAAGAATGTGGTTCAACAAAAGCTATTTGCTACTAGCCTCTTCAAGGGAGCTACAAATATCAAAGAGGAAATGGTTCCAGCAAATTTTTGCCCAATGTTACAAAATCTTACTCATAGGATGGATTCAGAACATCTAGGGAAAGTTCTATCGAATTATTTGGAGTTTATTATTAGGTCTCGAGTTCTAAGTCTTCAGACTCTTATCAACCAACATATAAATGAGCTTGAAATTGAGTTGAGCTGTCTTGGGAAGCACATTATCATGGCACCAAGGATAAACTCCGAGATCTTAACTCTAAAAAGTCATCTAGAGTATGTGGCTTCTAGCTCTATGATTCAAGTATGGGATCCTGAACGGAAATGGTGTATGCATTCTTCTATTTTGCTATCTGATTTTGTATTGGAAAAAGATGTTTCAGATACATTGCAACTGAAGCTGCTTACATCACTATTGTTTGGCCCAAGGAGTGAGGAATATTCATTTTCTTCCTGTTCGTCACTCTCTAGCAGCCAAGTCGTGTTAATGAATTTCTCTCGTACTAGAACGAAAGTGTTTTATCCACAAACCTGTCCACATTACAAATGTTCCTTGCACTATTTTATAGAGGATTTTAATCTTTGAAATATTTTCGATGAGGCAGGACCTGCACGAGTGCTATTAGTTCAATCCGTACAAGCGGAGGTCGCAATATATTTATGCAGTTTATGGATGCGGTCAAGGAAATCCAATAGGATGACAATATTGCAACATGGGAGAAAGCCACATCTTGCCATAAGTCTTACTGCAATTGTGCAATCACTGTGGTCATTGTTGCAATTAATTTTCAACTATGTGGACCTAATTGGTTACTTTGTGGATCAAGAGCATGTAGTTTGTGAAGTGGCAGAAGAAGAACTTTATAATTGTGCACTGATATTCTTTAGTTTACTGATCTTGACTTTAGTAATCAGAGCATTTCAACAGCAACACAAATAAACAGTACTCACAGACTGTTCGACGAAGATGGCTGAATTTATTAAACCTGAAGGTAATCCACTTGTCTCTTATTATGCTTGCATTCTAGGAGTAATATTGCCTTATCTATCCGCTAAGCTAGCACATCTGGCGCTTGACGTGCATGCGAGTATAGTTGAAGATCACTTTGTAGTCGGTGATTGTATTTTTGTCAAACTTCCTACTTATTTGCAGCACTTTGTGAGATTACAACAATATCATCAATTGGGAAGGCACTACTTTGGTCCTTTTAAAGTGCTTCAGCATATTTGGGTTGTTGCCTTTAAATTTGAACTTTTCGAAGCTGAACGAATATATCTTATTTCTCGCATATCTACGCTCAAGTGTTGCAATAACTAGCCTAACCAACAGAATGTGCTATTGCAGAACCTTGAAGGCAAGGTTCTCAATTCAGGGGGAGTATTGTTGTGAACAAGAATAATTTAGAAAATACTTGTGGGCCAGTTATTTGGAAGGTTGGCCAAGTTGTTGGGCTAATGGCTAGACCACATAGAAGCCCAAGGACAAGACAACCCAATAAGAGATCCATTTGGGATCCAGGTGGAGTAGGGAGAGACGTAACAAATGTTTAAAAGGAGAGTGGACTAAGGCTTCAGGAATTATGCATATTGTTGAGTAAAATGTCTGCTTCTCCTCATCTTCCTTCTCGAGTGTCTGTATCCTCTCATCCCCATTCTTAGTGTGAGCTTCTAATCCCTTCTTCTCTATCATTTGTATTTCTGTTTAGCATCTCTAATTCCTGTAATAGTTTTGAGTTGAGTTGTAATTTTCTTTCGAGGTTGAAGCAATAGAAGTATTGAATAATTGGTTTGCTACATTCTTACCAATAAATAATCATACTAAAATTTAGAAATATATCAAAAGATATCCTTATAAAATTTCTCcaaagtcaaaaataatatatcCGGTGAAATCCCACAAGTAAAATCTGGGGAAGGTGGGGTGAACGCATACCGTACCCCTATCTTGTGAGAGATAgaaagactgtttccgatagaccttcggCTCAACCAAAGCATTTTCAAACCGATTCGAAAAAAACACGAGTAATTTTTTTTCTCCAAAGTCGTTTTAAGAAAATGGTCCAAATGCCACTGTATAGACACAATTAAGATGACAAAGATTATAAACTCACTTGCACAATTTGATTAAGTTTTATCTCAACTACTCTAATAAATCTGCCAAAATTTGTTTTCCTAGACCAAACTTCTTGTAGATTCTGTTTGGTACGTCGCAGATCTCAGCCCATTTTAAACTTTATTGTGGTATCATTGGCTTCAATTCTAGCTGACTTTGCTTATTTATTTCCAAAACAAATAAAGCTGAGTTAAGAAAATCATGATCTTCACCCTTTTGTCCAGCGTTGTTAGCAAGGTAGCATACATCCTACCCTCCCTATACCCCACCTGCAGAAATCtattgggttattgttgttgttgttgttgttgtccggAGTTTTTGATATTTTACATAACCAAATGGTAAAAGTCGAGATACTCTTTAGTGAGGAAATATTTACTACTCAACATAATATTAATAGGTGGATAATgcttaattaccaaaaaaaatgGTGGACGATGCTTTTGCTCAATTTCTTTTTGGTACTAGCTTCAGAAAAAAGATAAAGAGAAAGATCAACTTATCAACCCAAAAAATGTGGTTCATATATATCATTTTCTTTGTTGTATGACTTCCGATGTCCAATTAACTAATTTTACAAGGCAAATGGATTGGAGTTCTGGAAAAAAAAGGACAACATAAAATATAACCTACTACATgatatgttatatctttcataGTAATTGATATATTCCAGAATACCTAAAAACACAGTTCAGTGgtaaaatcatgaaattcaaccttcaaaatCGAACCTAGTAGCATGAAATGGACCAAGGAAGCAGATGCTTATACTaactttttcttaaaatatttttttacaagGTACCattaaacttaattattcatGTAGTACATATCTGCTTGATTTGTTGGCCTTTAACCTCAACAAAATCATCATCTAAATTACCAGAGAAACTTCCAACTTCCTTTCTATGTTGAATTCTTAGTCTCTATACTCTAGGAGCGGATAAAATTGGAGAGAGACTCCCTCTATTAAGCCAAGATATGGACAATGAAAGCAGGGGCGGAACTACTAAGAAAGAAGGGAGGTTCAATTGAATTCCCTTGGCGGGAAATTATACTTAGCAAAAAGGTTTAAAATAAAAGTTTTTGGTTGTATATAAAATGTTGAAAAGCTGCTTTAGGTTACAAGTTCCGAACCCAACTATGTCAttctagtatttttttttaatcccATTGCATCAAtttgtggctccgccactgagtATAAGTACCATTTAGGTTTCTGTGGCAAGTATGCCAGACACAGTCATCGGTCCAAAATCATTTCATCATCAATCACCATAAAAGAAGCATCTAATCAGTATTGTACAACAGGCAACATTTTTATAAAGAATATTTTATCTGGTGACAGATAGGCCATGACATTTTTGGAGGAGAGGGAATAGAACTTTGAAGGAGCGGATATGGAATTAGAGCTACATATTTCAACAAAAAACTATGACACTGAACCTCACAAAAAGATACAAAGAAGAATCTTACCATTCGGCATTTGCTCTGATATCGAAGAGTTTATTACACTGAGCACGTTGTTCATTGTGGTTTTTGCATTTTTATGTTCACAGAAATTTCCTTGTATGACTGGACCTTCTTAGCTGCCTCCCTTGATGGTCTACGCAGAGATGATAGTCCAAAATGTACAGGTTCAAACCTCAATAAATGATTGCACTCTAGACCATCAGATGATATACTAATGGAGTTCATTTTCTAGCACTGGATCACTTGTTGGAGGGTGCAAAGCACATTTGTCTTGTACATCAAAAGAATCTTCATTTGAGTTTCAGTGCCTTAGTATTAAGCCGAGCATATTGCCTCCTTATACAAGGTCTGCAAAGACAACAAAATCGCTAGGAGAATTCTCTTACCAATATTTAGAATCTGAACATTACAGAAACCAACAATATATTCTTCAGGTTAACACACACAACATAACCTTTTGTTTTCCGCTTTATCCTCAAATTGAACTTGCTCAGAAGAGCCCACACCTATGCGTCAAAGATGGggaaataatataaaataatagtTCCTAAGTACTTATTGACAACAAATATCATATCAAACCAGAGGTTACACTCACTCTTCGACCGAGGCCTTCTTTTAAGATTTATAGCTTTCTCATCATCTCCATTTCCTAACAATAAATCTCCTGTCTCCTCACACTTCATGGATTTCACCTTCGAATGGTGATAGCAAAACAATAAATTAATACCAACTCTACGATATTACTGCATTATGAAAATTTGCTTATGTACCTCATCATtcagattttggcacatattTGTTCTTGGTTGCTCCTGATTAACGAAGAAAACTTTCTTGGTAAAAAAAAAAGACATATTTCtaagccaaaataatttgaacaACTTTAAATTGTATTCACCTCTGCTTCAGACTTTCTAGCCTTAAGTAAACTCTTTGTGCATCCAAACTCATGTTGTAATGTTTTTAGCTGATATCAGCCAAATACCACTAACATCAGCTTATGGAGAAATCTAACCTTAAAAGAATATCAGGTGAAAGCATCAAATTATTTACCCTATCTTTATTTGAATTTAGTTCCTGAggggaaagaaaaaagaaaaccaaATAGTTTTAGCACCATGAAAGGAAATCAAATGTTCAGTTAACGAAACAAAACTCTGAAGAGGTTGGAAGTTGGAAGAGAAAACAAACCGCAAGCATTTTACTGTTTGCTTGAGCAAGCTGCTGATTTTGTTGCTGCAGTTTCTGCACATTAGTTCTCAgtttctctatatctactctagTAATTTCAATGATTTTGCTATGGAGAACAAGAATCAAGGAACAATGCAACTAATCACAAGTATAAGGCATGAGTACTACTACAAATCACAAAAGGCAACCTACAAATttcacaaaagaaaaaaaaactaaatgtCATTCATCTGCCAATAAAAGGATACTTTCTTTCTGCTAACATTTCATCAACACCAGATTTTCCTGGGTCAAATTCCCCATGAAGCAAATTAAGCTAAGTCCATACATTTATTAACACAATAAACCACTAAACAAACACAAAAAAGTGTACCTTCTGGATCATTTCTATATACTTTTTAGAAGCAGTTAGGATATGTTTTGGCTTCTTATCTTGGCTAGTGAATCTCTTTTGCAGCGGTAAGTTGCTAATATCACCAAGCTTTTTTCTTGGAGTATTCCCCAAAGTAGTCTCCATTGCTTTTCCTACTTTTGTTTAGTTCATCATTTTTCCCTTTGAGCAGTGGTGGAGCTAAGTGGAGGAAAGTGAATTCAGTTGAATTCCTTTGTCAAAAACTTATactatgaaaataggaaaaacagTTTGTTGGTTACATATAAGCTGTTGAATTCCTTGATATTAGGAAAAGGTATAGTCAAGTGACATAGGgttcaaaaattgctttagaTCACACGTTCAAATTCCATACTTGacattatattattttttgtattcCCCTTACAAATTACTCGCTTCGCCATTCCCTTAAGAACCCTAATTTCTTCGCAAGAaacaaattttcctttacttttacaACTAACTTCAACTCTTTAACATCAGAGAATCAAATAGCTAAGCTTAAATTAATAATTAGAATTTGGCTGCTTGAATAATTAGAACTATTTGGTAAATAAATTCACATTTATGGTTGAAATTCACAACATAAGATAATTGTTTAATCTTTTATAATAAGCAATAAGAACTCaaataaaaatcaagaaaataggAATGTGAATTATGGGTTTAGTCAAATTTGGGAATGGAAGAGGGAATTTACAACTCGATTTCGCCGGAAAAAGAGATTTGTGAGGAGTTTCGTCTGAACCTCGCCGCTGAGGGGGGTGGCGTCAACTTCGCGGCCAAAATGCAATTTGAAATTGGGGCCGAATATAAGTCGCGACTTTGGGTCCGTATTTGTAGTCCATTTGTAACATTAGCTTGCTGGGCCTGACTCGGCCCGATGAGATCCATGCCCATGTATTTTGGACGATTTGCACAAATAAGAtgatttagggtgtgtttggtataacaaaaaatattttcttgaaaacaagtagtaatactactcattttttggtgtttggtgcgcaaattaaggaaaataatttttcaagaatATTCATagataatttagatacaataaacatgaagccataaactttcgaaccaacaaccttccAAACCCACCAATTTCATAAATTTAGAACCCGTAAactctataatttctaaaccTCCAAACTTCCAAACATATAAACctctgaactcataactttggaacacGTAAAATTTCGAACTTGtaaactaaaaaaagaaaaaaccagaactaaatatttttttttttaaaaagttgatGCGATAGGGAGGGGGGCAAAAAAAAAGAAGTAATTTGTTTTTGCGGGGGGAGAAGGGTAGCAGGGTGAGTGGTGACAGAAAAGAAAAAGTATGGAAAtctggaaaaaaataaaaattggagaGAGGGGTTGGGAGAGGTGGGGGGTAAGGGAGAGAAAGGAGAGAAGGTTGATGTTGGATGTGAGGGTAGGTGGAATTTTAGGAAAATATGTTCCTAACTTTTTCTAGGGAAgtcattttcctccatttttagaaaaatatgatatctatgtgtaagcacgtaatttttgacccgcacaAATTTTAGAG
This sequence is a window from Nicotiana tomentosiformis chromosome 5, ASM39032v3, whole genome shotgun sequence. Protein-coding genes within it:
- the LOC104107546 gene encoding shugoshin-1; translation: MLAERNKIIEITRVDIEKLRTNVQKLQQQNQQLAQANSKMLAELNSNKDRLKTLQHEFGCTKSLLKARKSEAEEQPRTNMCQNLNDEVKSMKCEETGDLLLGNGDDEKAINLKRRPRSKSVGSSEQVQFEDKAENKRPCIRRQYARLNTKALKLK